A genome region from Calliopsis andreniformis isolate RMS-2024a chromosome 2, iyCalAndr_principal, whole genome shotgun sequence includes the following:
- the LOC143185813 gene encoding uncharacterized protein LOC143185813 isoform X2, with protein MTNNILMPEQFSLKWNNFFTNLSSGFLNHLTENDLVDVTLAVEGQLLQAHKLVLSVCSPYFKSIFKENPCQHPVVILKDVKYNEIESLLKFMYQGEINIKKEDLSAFLKVAQTLQIKGLATEKTSNLQAVSNQNATQLSINSNTQNVAQPQFSMAYKVNKNTDTVEKRKRPHEIKKNIKKCKQDAQPEGVDDLPNEETDDKDSLVITNKDTPELLKGENDTEIILETQEEEDDQKLNITNEIDGQSTSENATQQGFMHFISKIEKRPDRKEVRKRCSGCYEGLRESGFHWEEASKKARKVNTECKMCNKVFCMKCFEKYHSLK; from the exons ATGACGAATAATATTTTAATGCCAGAACAATTCTCTTTGAAATGGAACAACTTTTTTACCAATTTGTCGTCTGGTTTTTTAAATCACCTCACTGAAAATGATTTGGTTGATGTTACATTGGCTGTAGAGGGTCAGCTGTTACAGGCACATAAACTGGTTCTTTCAGTCTGTAGTCCATATTTTAAAAGTATATTCAAG GAAAATCCTTGCCAACATCCGGTAGTTATTCTCAAAGATGTGAAGTACAATGAAATCGAATCATTGTTGAAATTTATGTACCAAGgtgaaattaatattaaaaaggAAGATTTGTCTGCTTTTTTAAAAGTAGCACAAACATTACAAATCAAAGGACTTGCAACAGAAAAGACAAGTAATTTACAGGCAGTTAGTAACCAAAATGCCACTCAATTAAGCATCAACTCTAATACTCAAAATGTTGCTCAACCACAGTTCAGTATGGCATACAAAGTCAACAAAAACACAGATAcagtagaaaaaagaaaaaggccTCATGAGattaagaaaaatattaagaaatgtAAACAAGATGCACAGCCAGAGGGTGTTGATGATTTACCAAATGAGGAAACAGATGATAAAGATTCTTTAGTAATAACAAATAAAGATACACCTGAACTTTTAAAGGGGGAGAATGATACTGAAATTATTCTTGAAACGCAAGAAGAAGAGGATGATCAAAAACTAAATATTACCAATGAAATTGATGGACAGAGTACAAGTGAAAATGCTACACAACAAG gatttatgcattttatatcaAAAATAGAAAAACGACCTGATCGAAAAGAAGTAAGAAAGAGATGTTCCGGTTGCTATGAAGGTTTAAGAGAAAGTGGTTTCCATTGGGAAGAAGCGTCTAAAAAAGCCAGAAAAGTGAATACCGAATGTAAAATGTGCAACAAAGTATTTTGTATGAAGTGTTTTGAGAAATATCactctttaaaataa
- the LOC143185813 gene encoding uncharacterized protein LOC143185813 isoform X1: protein MTNNILMPEQFSLKWNNFFTNLSSGFLNHLTENDLVDVTLAVEGQLLQAHKLVLSVCSPYFKSIFKENPCQHPVVILKDVKYNEIESLLKFMYQGEINIKKEDLSAFLKVAQTLQIKGLATEKTSNLQAVSNQNATQLSINSNTQNVAQPQFSMAYKVNKNTDTVEKRKRPHEIKKNIKKCKQDAQPEGVDDLPNEETDDKDSLVITNKDTPELLKGENDTEIILETQEEEDDQKLNITNEIDGQSTSENATQQAVEPVIYRLSARGRPQLVHEGYVYNLTSRSEGLNRSHYRCAEQHRGCKGKCAVIAERFMPTGVHDHNHPPGYQSEHDYKKKKGLDTDIA from the exons ATGACGAATAATATTTTAATGCCAGAACAATTCTCTTTGAAATGGAACAACTTTTTTACCAATTTGTCGTCTGGTTTTTTAAATCACCTCACTGAAAATGATTTGGTTGATGTTACATTGGCTGTAGAGGGTCAGCTGTTACAGGCACATAAACTGGTTCTTTCAGTCTGTAGTCCATATTTTAAAAGTATATTCAAG GAAAATCCTTGCCAACATCCGGTAGTTATTCTCAAAGATGTGAAGTACAATGAAATCGAATCATTGTTGAAATTTATGTACCAAGgtgaaattaatattaaaaaggAAGATTTGTCTGCTTTTTTAAAAGTAGCACAAACATTACAAATCAAAGGACTTGCAACAGAAAAGACAAGTAATTTACAGGCAGTTAGTAACCAAAATGCCACTCAATTAAGCATCAACTCTAATACTCAAAATGTTGCTCAACCACAGTTCAGTATGGCATACAAAGTCAACAAAAACACAGATAcagtagaaaaaagaaaaaggccTCATGAGattaagaaaaatattaagaaatgtAAACAAGATGCACAGCCAGAGGGTGTTGATGATTTACCAAATGAGGAAACAGATGATAAAGATTCTTTAGTAATAACAAATAAAGATACACCTGAACTTTTAAAGGGGGAGAATGATACTGAAATTATTCTTGAAACGCAAGAAGAAGAGGATGATCAAAAACTAAATATTACCAATGAAATTGATGGACAGAGTACAAGTGAAAATGCTACACAACAAG CTGTGGAGCCAGTAATTTATAGACTCTCCGCACGAGGCCGACCACAGCTAGTGCATGAAGGCTATGTTTATAATTTAACGTCTCGCTCAGAAGGTTTGAATAGATCTCATTATCGATGTGCGGAACAGCATCGCGGATGTAAAGGTAAATGCGCGGTTATTGCAGAGAGATTTATGCCTACAGGTGTGCATGATCACAATCATCCACCTGGATATCAGTCAGAACATGATTACAAAAAGAAGAAGGGCTTAGATACAGATATTGCTTAA
- the Kud gene encoding oligosaccharyltransferase subunit 5 kud: MVEIESMTRYVSPINPAIFPLLAVVLLGIGIFFTAWFFVYEVTSTKFTRDMFKELLISLVAAIFSGFGVLFLLLWVGIYV; the protein is encoded by the exons atg GTGGAAATCGAGTCTATGACAAGATATGTGTCCCCCATAAATCCTGCAATTTTTCCATTACTAGCAGTGGTGCTACTAGGAATTGGAATATTCTTTACAGCATGGTTCTTTGTATATGAAGTTACTAGTACAAAATTTACAAGGGATATGTTTAAAGAATTGTTAATTTCTCTAGTGGCAGCAATATTTTCTGGTTTTGGTGTATTGTTCTTACTTCTTTGGGTCGGCATTTATGTATAG
- the Tsg101 gene encoding tumor susceptibility gene 101: MVKMTPQDEGKIRQGLSKYQNPDITRKHVMNVLNIYKGLQGEVEQFVFNDGSRKELFNLQGTIPVSYKGTFYNIPVCIWLMDTHPNNAPMCYVKPTADMHIKVSMFVDHNGKIYLPYLHDWLPHSSDLLSLIQIMIVTFGEQPPVYSKRRQDTPPSSTPYPVQPFMPMPGSGGHIPGSSFPPYVQNSQYKGGNNVYPPYMSSFPYQGYGSYGGTASNYPTQGYDSYPYPSTTQPSPTVPASAGGSGTITEEHIRASLLSAVEDKLRRRLKEQFSQLQAELETLSRTQQELTSGSSHLSDLFNRLKKEKAELEKNITILQDKEAELEKEIAKLSENQSIDVDEAVTTIAPLYKQMLNAFAEEAATEDAIYYLGEGLRCGILDLDAFLKQVRQLSRRQFMLRALMQRCRQKAGLAG; encoded by the exons ATGGTAAAAATGACACCTCAAGACGAAGGAAAGATAAGACAAGGTTTATCAAAG TATCAAAATCCAGATATCACTAGAAAACATGTTATGAATGTATTAAATATTTACAAGGGTCTGCAAGGTGAAGTAGAGCAATTTG TGTTCAATGATGGATCGCGCAAAGAATTATTTAATTTGCAAGGAACAATACCTGTTTCTTACAAAG GTACTTTTTACAACATTCCTGTGTGTATATGGCTCATGGATACACATCCAAACAATGCACCTATGTGTTATGTTAAACCCACTGCTGATATGCACATTAAAGTTAGTATGTTTGTTGATCACAATGGAAAGATTTATTTGCCATATCTTCATGACTGGCTACCA CATTCATCTGACTTGCTTAGCTTAATTCAAATAATGATTGTTACCTTTGGAGAACAACCACCTGTTTATTCCAAGCGACGACAAGATACACCACCAAGCTCTACTCCTTATCCTGTACAAC CTTTCATGCCTATGCCTGGAAGTGGAGGACACATACCAGGTTCTAGTTTCCCACCTTAtgtacaaaattctcaatacaaggGTGGAAATAATGTATATCCACCATACATGTCTTCGTTTCCATATCAAGGTTACGGGTCTTATGGAGGCACTGCATCAAATTATCCAACACAAGGTTATGACTCTTACCCTTACCCTTCAACAACACAGCCA TCCCCCACAGTCCCAGCTTCTGCTGGTGGATCGGGCACAATTACCGAGGAACACATTAGAGCATCTTTATTGTCAGCCGTCGAGGATAAACTAAGACGAAGACTTAAAGAACAATTCTCACAATTGCAAGCTGAATTAGAAACGTTAAGTCGAACGCAACAAGAACTTACGAGTGGGTCGTCCCATCTCTCCGATTTATTCAACAGATTAAAGAAAGAAAAGGCAGAGCTTGAGAAGAATATAACTATACTTCAAGACAAAGAGGCTGAATTAGAAAAAGAGATTGCGAAACTTTCCGAGAATCAGTCAATAGACGTCGATGAAGCTGTTACGACAATCGCCCCGCTTTATAAGCA AATGCTAAACGCATTCGCGGAAGAAGCTGCCACAGAAGACGCTATATACTATCTTGGGGAAGGTTTACGCTGCGGTATTCTAGATTTGGATGCATTTTTGAAACAAGTACGACAGCTGTCACGTAGACAATTCATGCTCCGTGCTCTTATGCAACGCTGTCGTCAAAAAGCGGGACTGGCTGGTTAA
- the Srp54 gene encoding splicing regulatory protein 54, which yields MAVGSTKVVQVTNIAPQATKDQMQTLFGYLGKIEDIRLYPTIRDVAVPVQSRICYIKFHDQGCVAVAQHMTNTVFIDRALIVIPYQNGDIPDEQRALELTNNGTVVPGLYPSEPKLPPNVVNAIEGIPPNHVITTMDPKLEANGLPPYPHLPGHLDSRRIEEIRRTLVLANLDPSVTTDHLLDFFSNNNVEVKYLRMCTRDSDTEHYALVELSEQAAVVSALMLNGKMLMDKPIKIYHSTQAIAKPEAKSNEAAQKEIEEAMSRVKEAHNLISAAIDPMIGMLSKDKRSRSGSRSRKSRSRSRGRSRRSRSRKRSRSRHRRSRSRHRRRSRSRSKRSRSKERRRKSPSRRRSSSRGRHRSRSRSRRSRSRRSRSRSKDRKKRSPRRRSRSRSRSKRSKSKSRRSRSKSKSRSSKSKYSEKSRDKDKERRSKDKSDNGKKSDGDKGDKERSEKKSNKEKKSEKESKSDEKNRSTSETSETKEKAESEN from the exons ATGGCGGTCGGGTCGACGAAAGTGGTGCAGGTGACCAATATTGCACCTCAGGCGACCAAGGATCAAATGCAAACCTTGTTCGGGTACCTAGGTAAAATAGAGGATATCAGGTTGTATCCTACTATCAGAGACGTCGCGGTACCTGTTCAGTCTCGCATTTGCTACATAAAGTTTCACGACCAAGGATGCGTCGCGGTTGCTCAACACATGACAAACACTGTTTTCATTGATCGTGCACTGATCGTGATCCCATATCAGAATGGAGACATTCCAGACGAACAGAGAGCCCTCGAGTTGACAAACAATGGCACTGTTGTACCAG GACTTTATCCATCCGAACCGAAACTGCCTCCAAATGTTGTAAATGCAATCGAAGGAATCCCTCCAAACCATGTCATCACTACGATGGATCCAAAATTGGAGGCAAATGGTTTGCCGCCTTACCCACATTTACCTGGTCACTTGGACAGCAGAAGGATTGAGGAAATTAGAAGAACACTAGTCCTTGCAAATCTAGATCCCTCCGTAACCACAGACCATCTCTTAGATTTCTTTAGTAATAATAATGTGGAAGTCAAATATCTACGCATGTGTACCAGAGATTCAGACACCGAACACTATGCACTGGTCGAGCTATCCGAGCAAGCAGCAGTGGTGTCCGCATTGATGTTAAATGGGAAGATGCTTATGGATAAACCAATTAAAATATACCATTCAACACAAGCGatagcaaagccagaagcgaagAGCAACGAAGCGGCGCAGAAGGAAATAGAGGAAGCAATGTCACGAGTGAAAGAAGCGCATAATTTAATTTCAGCTGCGATAGATCCGATGATCGGTATGTTATCGAAGGACAAACGAAGTCGCAGCGGTTCTCGCAGCAGGAAATCACGGTCGAGGTCACGAGGTCGCAGTAGACGATCCAGATCAAGGAAAAGGTCTCGTTCTCGCCACAGACGATCGCGTTCGCGCCATCGACGCAGATCGAGATCTCGATCAAAGCGTTCACGATCCAAAGAACGCAGACGGAAGTCACCGTCACGTAGAAGAAGCAGTTCCCGTGGTCGACATCGTTCTCGTTCCCGATCTCGACGCTCTCGGTCACGCAGATCTAGATCCAGATCGAAGGATCGCAAAAAGAGGTCCCCCAGACGAAGAAGCCGCTCCCGATCTCGAAGTAAACGATCGAAATCGAAATCCAGGCGGTCCAGATCGAAATCCAAATCCAGATCTTCCAAATCGAAGTATTCGGAGAAATCCAGAGACAAAGATAAAGAGAGGAGAAGTAAAGATAAATCGGATAATGGGAAAAAGAGCGACGGGGATAAAGGCGACAAAGAGAGGAGCGAGAAGAAGTCTAACAAAGAGAAGAAATCCGAGAAGGAATCAAAATCAGATGAGAAAAACAGGAGTACGTCTGAGACTAGCGAAACGAAAGAGAAAGCAGAGTCTGAGAATTAA
- the LOC143188519 gene encoding lactosylceramide 4-alpha-galactosyltransferase-like: protein MKKRLALCFSCAIVLIFIVISTDNDFIEHISPFVDENVLNDISCYEETNSRGFPEFDPESETDKPIADRNIFFHETSCFDEGGLVLNSRQACAVESAAKMNPNMKVYLLIVSPSEISNQSREIFNQLQSYSNIRIRHIYAESYVKKTPLEWWYKSGVLKRSEWPRSHMSDILRYLTLWKYGGIYLDLDVVVTASLERLKNFAGAEDWDDVAAGVMGFDVSPLGRRVIHACIRDLKKNFRGDIWGNNGPGVITRTLQKVCSTKKTRDMTTTRCQGFKVFPPSAFYPVHYKKWKMYFETTDKNVTMKMVEKAMAIHVWNKLSKSKEVRVDSDVPYAVIARKHCPKVFNNCGKVF, encoded by the exons ATGAAGAAAAGGTTGGCGTTGTGCTTCAGCTGTGCCATTGTGCTAATCTTCATTGTGATTTCGACGGATAATGATTTTATTGAACACATATCCCCCTTCGTTGACGAAAATGTCTTAAATGATATCTCGTGCTACGAGGAAACGAACTCTAGAGGCTTTCCTGAATTTGATCCAGAATCAG AAACCGACAAACCGATAGCAGATAGGAACATTTTCTTCCACGAAACGTCCTGCTTCGACGAAGGTGGTTTGGTCCTGAATTCTCGTCAGGCTTGTGCCGTGGAATCCGCAGCGAAAATGAATCCAAACATGAAAGTCTATCTTTTGATCGTGTCCCCTTCGGAAATCTCGAATCAGTCGAGGGAGATTTTTAACCAACTGCAGAGCTACTCGAATATCAGGATAAGGCATATATATGCGGAGAGTTACGTGAAGAAAACGCCTCTAGAGTGGTGGTACAAGAGTGGCGTGCTAAAGAGAAGTGAGTGGCCACGAAGTCACATGTCGGATATACTTAGGTATCTAACGCTGTGGAAGTATGGAGGAATATATTTAGATCTGGACGTCGTCGTCACCGC ATCCCTCGAGCGCTTAAAGAATTTCGCTGGGGCCGAAGACTGGGACGATGTTGCTGCAGGTGTGATGGGATTTGATGTATCACCGCTAGGTCGTCGTGTGATTCACGCCTGTATTCGTGACCTGAAGAAAAATTTCCGCGGTGATATCTGGGGCAACAATGGACCTGGAGTTATCACTAGGACCTTGCAGAAAGTTTGCTCCACGAAAAAA ACTCGAGACATGACTACCACTCGCTGCCAGGGGTTCAAAGTGTTCCCTCCCTCAGCGTTCTACCCTGTTCACTATAAAAAGTGGAAGATGTACTTCGAGACCACGGACAAGAACGTAACGATGAAGATGGTGGAGAAAGCCATGGCCATCCACGTCTGGAACAAGCTGAGTAAATCTAAAGAGGTCAGAGTGGACAGCGACGTTCCTTACGCCGTCATCGCGAGGAAGCATTGCCCGAAAGTATTTAACAACTGTGGGAAAGTATTCTAG